From a region of the Paenibacillus lutimineralis genome:
- a CDS encoding phosphate/phosphite/phosphonate ABC transporter substrate-binding protein — protein MLALPLFLSIAVLGGCGQNSASVNNTDGKAAANSGQTKQTNQTEEKKDTGYVPTTLTVQFVPSQNADTLEAKAKPLEKLLSDKIGIPVKVSVSTDYNTIIEAMASKKVDVGFLPPTAYVLAKEKGAAEVILQAQRFGVQDDTGAPTTDLVDFYKSMLIVKKDSSIQSVADLKGKKIAYQNVTSSAGFVWPAAKLMDAGLDPLKDVEAITVKGHDQGVLAVLNGDVDAAAIFQDARNTVKKDYPSVFEDTRVLAFTEPIPNDTISVRSDMSQEWIEKLQNAFIELGKDEEGHKIISEIYTHEGYVKSDDSRFDIVREYGEKVKTE, from the coding sequence ATGCTTGCTCTTCCTTTATTCTTATCCATTGCCGTCCTTGGGGGATGCGGACAGAACTCCGCCTCCGTTAACAATACTGATGGCAAAGCTGCAGCAAACTCCGGTCAGACCAAACAGACCAATCAGACCGAAGAGAAGAAAGATACAGGTTATGTTCCAACTACACTGACTGTTCAATTCGTACCTTCGCAAAATGCTGACACATTGGAAGCAAAGGCTAAGCCGCTTGAGAAGCTGCTCTCCGACAAGATCGGCATTCCTGTCAAAGTCAGCGTATCCACTGACTACAATACAATCATCGAAGCTATGGCTTCTAAGAAAGTTGATGTAGGCTTCCTGCCTCCAACCGCTTATGTATTGGCCAAAGAGAAAGGCGCAGCAGAGGTTATTCTGCAAGCTCAACGTTTCGGTGTGCAAGATGATACAGGTGCTCCAACGACGGATCTGGTTGATTTCTACAAATCGATGCTCATCGTGAAGAAAGATTCCAGCATTCAATCTGTTGCCGATCTGAAGGGCAAGAAGATTGCTTATCAAAATGTAACTTCCTCCGCTGGATTCGTATGGCCTGCCGCTAAATTGATGGACGCAGGACTTGACCCACTGAAGGACGTAGAAGCCATTACCGTTAAAGGTCATGACCAAGGCGTACTTGCTGTACTGAACGGCGATGTGGATGCAGCCGCAATCTTCCAAGATGCGCGTAACACAGTGAAAAAAGACTATCCTTCCGTATTTGAAGATACACGTGTCCTTGCTTTTACAGAGCCTATCCCTAACGATACGATCAGTGTTCGCTCGGATATGAGTCAAGAATGGATTGAGAAGCTGCAAAATGCCTTTATTGAACTTGGCAAAGATGAAGAAGGTCATAAAATTATTTCCGAAATTTACACCCATGAAGGGTATGTAAAATCCGATGACAGTCGTTTCGATATCGTCCGCGAATATGGGGAAAAGGTAAAAACAGAATAG
- the nirB gene encoding nitrite reductase large subunit NirB — MRSHLVMIGNGMAGARCIEEIIKRNPDLYDITMIGDEPYPNYNRIMLSNVLQGKTTFNEININDWDWYEANQIRLVSNEHVTQIRLEEQQVITDKGTIVSYDKLIIATGSSAFILPVPGHDLEGVVGFRTIDDTQAMMDAAGQYKKAVVIGGGLLGLEAARGLLDRGMEVHVVHLLADLMEVQLDHAAAALLKRDLEKQGMKFLMEKKTTEIYGDERVQGIRFEDGTSVECDLVVMAVGIRPNVAIARDTGLEVKRAICVNDVLQTSDPAIYAVGECAEHRGIAYGLVAPLYEQAIVLADYLTGNPTTGYQGSILSTQLKVAGCDLFSGGEIHPCENTKAIVVQDECSGTYKKVLVRDNKVVGVVLYGDASDGTRLFSMLKKQSDISEFTNASVLHKAGEESGLDVASMSADETVCGCNGVTKGTIVGAILEHGLTTFNEVKTITKAGGSCGKCRGMVEAILAHTLGDKFDASAEVSGMCGCTSLSRDEVVAAIKEKGLQTPKEVRNVLGFKNEEGCSKCRPALNYYLRMIRPDEYEDDKASRFVNERMEGNIQKDGTFSIIPRMYGGTTSPDDLIRIGEVAKKYNVPLVKITGASRVGLYGVKKEDVPKIWADLEMRSGYAYSKSLRNVKSCVGSRFCRFGTQDSLGLGIRLEQEIEMVDTPHKMKIGVSGCPRNCAEALTKDFGIVCVENGYQLYIGGNGGTEVRQCDSLTTVTTEDEVLLMAKAYVQMYRETGIYGERTAPWVERIGVDTVRRALADQEQVASLAARFEHARDTYAEAWGEALIDDQRKQLYTVEKR; from the coding sequence ATGAGAAGTCATTTGGTGATGATCGGCAATGGTATGGCAGGTGCACGCTGCATTGAGGAAATCATAAAGAGAAATCCTGATTTGTATGACATCACAATGATTGGGGATGAACCTTACCCGAACTACAATAGGATCATGCTCTCCAACGTGCTGCAAGGCAAGACAACCTTTAATGAAATAAACATTAATGACTGGGATTGGTACGAAGCAAATCAAATTCGTCTGGTCTCTAACGAGCATGTTACGCAAATTCGCCTTGAAGAACAACAAGTTATTACGGATAAAGGAACGATTGTTTCGTACGATAAGCTCATTATCGCCACCGGTTCAAGCGCCTTTATTCTGCCTGTTCCAGGGCATGACTTGGAAGGCGTTGTCGGCTTCCGAACGATAGATGATACGCAGGCGATGATGGATGCTGCGGGACAGTATAAAAAAGCCGTCGTCATTGGCGGAGGCCTGCTTGGATTAGAAGCTGCTCGTGGATTGCTGGATCGAGGCATGGAGGTTCATGTGGTTCATCTATTGGCTGATCTGATGGAAGTGCAGCTTGATCATGCGGCGGCAGCCTTATTGAAGCGCGATCTTGAGAAGCAAGGCATGAAGTTCCTGATGGAGAAAAAGACGACAGAGATTTATGGTGATGAGCGTGTACAAGGCATACGATTCGAGGACGGGACGAGTGTCGAATGCGACCTTGTCGTAATGGCTGTAGGGATACGTCCGAATGTGGCGATTGCAAGGGATACGGGTCTGGAAGTAAAACGTGCTATTTGCGTTAATGATGTTCTACAGACTTCAGATCCAGCTATTTATGCGGTAGGAGAATGCGCTGAGCATCGGGGGATTGCCTACGGTTTAGTTGCCCCTTTGTATGAGCAAGCTATTGTGCTGGCTGACTATTTGACCGGTAATCCTACAACAGGCTATCAGGGAAGTATCTTATCAACACAGCTTAAGGTTGCAGGCTGCGACCTGTTCTCTGGAGGCGAGATCCACCCATGTGAGAATACGAAGGCGATCGTCGTGCAAGACGAATGCTCAGGTACGTATAAAAAAGTGCTCGTTCGCGACAACAAGGTCGTCGGCGTAGTGCTCTACGGTGATGCTTCAGATGGAACCCGATTGTTCAGCATGCTGAAGAAGCAATCCGATATCTCGGAGTTTACAAATGCTTCAGTGCTTCATAAGGCAGGTGAAGAGAGCGGTCTGGATGTTGCCTCCATGAGTGCCGACGAGACGGTATGCGGTTGTAATGGGGTAACCAAAGGGACGATCGTAGGAGCGATCCTCGAGCATGGGCTAACGACCTTTAACGAAGTGAAGACGATCACCAAGGCAGGTGGATCTTGTGGCAAATGCCGCGGCATGGTTGAAGCGATCCTTGCCCATACGTTAGGGGATAAGTTTGACGCCTCTGCTGAAGTCAGCGGAATGTGTGGGTGCACTTCGTTGTCTAGAGATGAAGTCGTTGCTGCTATAAAAGAAAAGGGCCTGCAAACTCCTAAAGAGGTTCGCAATGTGCTTGGCTTCAAGAATGAAGAGGGCTGCTCCAAATGCCGTCCTGCATTGAACTATTACCTGCGTATGATTCGTCCTGACGAATATGAGGATGACAAGGCCTCGCGCTTCGTTAATGAACGGATGGAAGGCAATATTCAGAAGGACGGTACCTTTTCAATCATTCCTCGGATGTACGGCGGGACAACCTCGCCAGACGACCTGATTCGGATCGGAGAAGTCGCCAAGAAATACAATGTCCCTCTCGTCAAAATCACGGGGGCTAGCCGGGTTGGGCTCTATGGAGTGAAGAAAGAGGATGTGCCGAAAATATGGGCTGATCTCGAGATGCGTTCAGGCTATGCTTACTCCAAATCACTTCGCAATGTGAAGTCTTGTGTTGGCTCTAGGTTCTGCCGCTTCGGTACCCAGGATTCGCTCGGACTTGGCATTCGCCTGGAGCAAGAAATTGAAATGGTAGACACGCCTCACAAAATGAAAATTGGCGTATCCGGCTGTCCACGCAATTGCGCAGAGGCGCTGACGAAGGACTTTGGCATTGTCTGTGTCGAGAATGGCTACCAGCTTTATATCGGAGGCAATGGCGGAACGGAAGTGCGCCAATGCGACAGCCTTACGACGGTAACGACAGAGGATGAAGTGCTCCTAATGGCGAAGGCCTACGTGCAAATGTATCGCGAGACAGGGATTTATGGGGAGCGTACAGCACCATGGGTAGAGCGTATCGGTGTGGATACCGTTCGCAGGGCGCTTGCCGATCAAGAACAGGTCGCCTCGCTTGCGGCAAGATTCGAACATGCACGGGATACGTATGCTGAGGCCTGGGGCGAAGCTTTGATAGACGATCAGCGTAAGCAACTCTATACAGTTGAGAAGCGATAA
- the phnE gene encoding phosphonate ABC transporter, permease protein PhnE, translating to MKAQVESSQQTLRPKAPGKIKHYFTVAIVILLLWGSAVQTEATFGELIQGLPNMLDLLKEMLPPKWGYLSKIWSAMLETIRMALLGTTFGAIMAVPIALLSASNIARHKWIYYPVRFILNLIRTIPDLLLAALFVAIFGLGALPGILALAFFSLGVIAKLTYEALETIDPGPLEAMTAAGAHPLQIIKFGVVPQIKPHFISFLLYTFEINVRAAAVLGLVGAGGIGHYYEVTLGFLEYDKTCMIIIVTLAVVLAIDYISSKLREKLL from the coding sequence ATGAAGGCGCAAGTAGAATCTTCACAGCAGACGCTCCGGCCCAAGGCGCCGGGTAAGATTAAACATTACTTCACAGTAGCGATTGTTATTCTATTATTATGGGGCAGCGCGGTCCAGACTGAGGCCACCTTCGGAGAGCTGATTCAGGGTCTCCCGAATATGCTCGATCTTTTGAAAGAAATGCTTCCACCCAAATGGGGCTATCTAAGTAAAATATGGTCCGCTATGCTGGAGACGATCCGCATGGCGCTTCTTGGCACTACGTTCGGCGCGATCATGGCTGTGCCTATTGCGCTGCTGAGCGCCTCCAATATCGCTAGGCATAAATGGATCTACTATCCCGTTCGCTTCATCCTGAACTTGATTCGTACCATTCCCGATCTGCTGCTCGCAGCTCTCTTTGTAGCCATATTCGGACTAGGCGCTCTGCCAGGTATACTCGCACTCGCGTTCTTCTCGCTAGGAGTTATCGCCAAGCTGACTTACGAAGCCCTGGAGACGATCGATCCCGGGCCGCTAGAAGCAATGACGGCCGCAGGAGCACATCCGCTGCAAATCATCAAATTTGGTGTCGTTCCGCAGATCAAACCTCACTTCATCTCGTTCCTGCTCTACACCTTCGAGATTAATGTCCGTGCTGCGGCCGTGCTCGGCTTGGTCGGCGCCGGGGGTATCGGCCATTATTATGAAGTTACTTTAGGATTCCTGGAGTACGACAAGACCTGCATGATCATTATTGTCACTCTGGCCGTTGTACTGGCCATCGATTATATCAGCTCTAAGCTGCGGGAGAAATTGTTATGA
- the phnC gene encoding phosphonate ABC transporter ATP-binding protein, with protein MIELRNVTKTYPNGTKGLNQINLTVEKGEFIAIVGLSGAGKSTLLRSINRLHDITDGEILIDGKSITTAKGKELRMIRRDIGMIFQGFNLVKRTTVLRNVLAGRVGHHSVPRTLLGLFPKEDIDLAFEALDRVNIVQKAYARADELSGGQQQRVAIARVLAQKAKIILADEPVASLDPLTTRQVMDDLKRINMELDITTIVNLHSIDLARQYATRIIGLQAGEVVFDGPVSEATDERFAEIYGRPFHEENHLLEEAVV; from the coding sequence GTGATTGAATTACGCAATGTAACCAAGACATACCCCAATGGCACCAAGGGTCTAAATCAGATCAACCTGACGGTTGAAAAAGGGGAATTCATCGCCATTGTTGGCTTATCCGGCGCGGGTAAATCCACACTGCTGCGCTCTATTAACCGACTTCATGATATTACAGATGGCGAGATTCTCATTGATGGGAAATCGATCACCACAGCAAAAGGCAAAGAACTGCGGATGATTCGCCGCGATATTGGTATGATATTCCAGGGTTTCAACCTGGTGAAGCGTACGACTGTGCTGCGCAATGTATTAGCCGGACGGGTAGGGCACCATTCGGTTCCACGCACCTTGCTGGGCCTATTCCCAAAGGAAGATATTGATCTTGCCTTTGAAGCGCTCGACCGCGTCAACATCGTTCAGAAAGCTTATGCACGCGCCGATGAATTATCTGGCGGACAGCAGCAGCGTGTCGCAATTGCCCGCGTTCTTGCCCAGAAGGCCAAAATCATTCTCGCCGATGAACCGGTCGCTTCACTGGACCCCCTTACGACGAGGCAAGTCATGGACGATCTGAAGCGGATCAATATGGAGCTCGACATCACAACGATCGTCAATCTACATTCCATTGATCTGGCTAGGCAGTATGCGACTCGCATTATCGGGCTGCAAGCAGGCGAAGTCGTCTTTGACGGTCCAGTATCAGAAGCGACAGATGAGCGCTTCGCCGAGATTTACGGACGTCCGTTCCATGAGGAGAATCATTTATTGGAGGAAGCCGTCGTATGA
- the nirD gene encoding nitrite reductase small subunit NirD, producing MSMTTDKVKVMKLEDLPVQIGKEVQLNGQSIAVFRLSNGDVRAVSNRCPHKNGPLAEGIVSGEFVFCPLHDWKISLVTGEVQKPDDGCIQTYETEIIDGFVYIGGV from the coding sequence GTGAGCATGACGACAGATAAGGTGAAAGTAATGAAGCTTGAGGATTTACCCGTACAGATCGGTAAGGAGGTGCAGTTGAACGGTCAGTCTATCGCGGTCTTTCGTTTGTCAAATGGAGATGTTCGTGCCGTAAGCAATCGCTGTCCCCATAAGAACGGGCCACTCGCTGAAGGAATTGTCTCAGGGGAATTTGTCTTCTGTCCGCTTCACGATTGGAAAATTTCCCTTGTGACTGGAGAAGTACAAAAACCAGATGACGGCTGTATACAAACCTACGAGACTGAGATCATCGATGGATTTGTTTATATAGGAGGGGTATAA
- the phnE gene encoding phosphonate ABC transporter, permease protein PhnE: MTKSWNDIIPKPKKNRYRLLIYIALILVYIWAFAGIPYSGIKETAGQVSKSILAGLFSPDWGYVYLPDGEDLLRGLLDTLAISVLGTFISTIICIPFAFWSAVNMSRGKVISGSGKIFLSLIRTFPEVVMAILFIKAVGPGSFAGVLALGLHSVGMLGKLFADEVENIDNGPLEALMAVGASRLQILWFAVIPQVLPGFLSYTLYRFELNLRSATILGIIGAGGIGTPLIFALSTRNWDRVGIILLGIIIMITTIDLISGTLRKKLV, from the coding sequence ATGACAAAATCATGGAATGATATCATACCTAAGCCTAAGAAGAACCGTTATCGCCTACTCATCTATATCGCACTCATTCTTGTCTATATATGGGCTTTTGCCGGCATACCCTATTCCGGTATTAAAGAAACAGCCGGACAAGTGAGTAAGTCGATCCTGGCCGGACTGTTCTCTCCGGATTGGGGTTACGTATACCTGCCGGATGGAGAGGATTTACTGAGGGGACTATTGGATACGCTAGCTATCTCTGTTCTTGGTACCTTCATATCGACGATCATCTGTATTCCGTTCGCCTTCTGGTCGGCGGTTAATATGAGCCGTGGCAAGGTAATATCCGGCTCCGGTAAGATATTCCTTAGCCTGATCCGTACTTTCCCGGAAGTGGTTATGGCGATCCTATTCATCAAAGCGGTAGGCCCCGGATCATTCGCCGGAGTTCTGGCGTTAGGCCTGCATTCCGTAGGGATGCTCGGTAAATTGTTCGCCGATGAAGTTGAGAATATCGACAACGGCCCGCTGGAGGCGCTTATGGCAGTGGGAGCAAGCCGTTTGCAAATTCTATGGTTTGCAGTCATCCCGCAGGTTCTGCCTGGCTTCTTGTCATATACACTCTACCGCTTCGAGCTTAATCTCCGTTCCGCGACGATTCTTGGCATTATAGGCGCTGGCGGTATCGGCACGCCTCTGATCTTCGCCCTGAGCACGCGGAACTGGGATCGCGTAGGCATTATCCTGCTCGGTATCATTATCATGATCACAACCATAGACCTGATCTCTGGAACACTCCGCAAGAAGCTGGTCTAA